The following are from one region of the Streptomyces fradiae genome:
- a CDS encoding aliphatic sulfonate ABC transporter substrate-binding protein, with protein MPATTRTTLRRGLAAAVALPLLIGVLASCGYGSQAKNDQKKVAAEGEKLSVDAVRLGYFPNLTHATALVGDQEGIFQKELGGTQLKVSTFNAGPSEIEALNAGSIDIGFIGPSPAINGYTKSKGNNLRIIGGSASGGVKLVVNPEKIKTLDDVKGKRIATPQLGNTQDVAFLNWVSEKGWKVDAQSGKGDVSVLRTDNKITPDAYKSGSIDGAWVPEPTASKLVSEGAKVLLDESELWPGKQFVITNIIVSQTFLKEHPDVVEAVLRGSVKTNAWIKAHSEQAKASANSKLKELSGKPLGAKVIDGAWPSIQFVDDPLAATLQAQAGHAVEAGLLKEPDLAGIYDLKPLNKVLKAAGKPEVSDAGLGVK; from the coding sequence GTGCCTGCCACCACCCGTACCACCCTGCGCCGCGGCCTCGCGGCAGCCGTCGCACTCCCCCTGCTGATCGGGGTACTCGCCTCGTGCGGCTACGGCTCCCAGGCCAAGAACGACCAGAAGAAGGTGGCCGCGGAGGGCGAGAAGCTCTCCGTCGACGCCGTACGGCTCGGGTACTTCCCCAATCTGACGCACGCCACCGCGCTGGTGGGCGACCAGGAAGGCATCTTCCAGAAGGAGCTGGGCGGCACCCAGCTGAAGGTGTCGACCTTCAACGCCGGTCCGTCCGAGATCGAGGCGCTCAACGCCGGCTCGATCGACATCGGCTTCATCGGCCCCTCCCCGGCGATCAACGGCTACACCAAGTCCAAGGGCAACAACCTGCGGATCATCGGTGGTTCGGCCTCCGGCGGGGTGAAGCTGGTGGTGAACCCGGAGAAGATCAAGACCCTCGACGACGTCAAGGGCAAGCGGATCGCGACCCCGCAGCTCGGCAACACCCAGGACGTGGCCTTCCTCAACTGGGTCTCCGAGAAGGGCTGGAAGGTCGACGCCCAGAGCGGCAAGGGCGACGTGTCGGTGCTCCGCACCGACAACAAGATCACCCCCGACGCCTACAAGTCCGGCTCCATCGACGGCGCCTGGGTGCCGGAGCCGACCGCGTCGAAGCTGGTCAGCGAGGGCGCGAAGGTGCTCCTCGACGAGTCGGAGCTGTGGCCGGGCAAGCAGTTCGTCATCACCAACATCATCGTGTCGCAGACGTTCCTCAAGGAGCACCCCGACGTGGTCGAGGCGGTCCTGCGGGGCTCGGTGAAGACCAACGCGTGGATCAAGGCCCACTCGGAGCAGGCGAAGGCCTCGGCCAACAGCAAGCTCAAGGAGCTGTCCGGCAAGCCGCTCGGCGCGAAGGTGATCGACGGCGCCTGGCCGTCCATCCAGTTCGTCGACGACCCGCTCGCCGCGACGCTCCAGGCGCAGGCCGGCCACGCGGTGGAGGCCGGTCTCCTCAAGGAGCCCGACCTGGCCGGGATCTACGACCTGAAGCCGCTGAACAAGGTGCTCAAGGCCGCGGGCAAGCCCGAGGTGTCCGACGCCGGTCTCGGCGTGAAGTAA
- a CDS encoding sulfate adenylyltransferase subunit 1 — protein sequence MTTSTEQQPAELAATTLLRFATAGSVDDGKSTLVGRLLHDSKSVLADQLEAVEHASRSRGQEAPDLALLTDGLRAEREQGITIDVAYRYFATPRRRFILADTPGHVQYTRNMVTGASTAELAVVLVDARNGVVEQTRRHAAVAALLRVPHVVLAVNKMDLVDYAEPVFAAIAEEFTTYASELGVPEITAIPISALAGDNVVEPSANMDWYGGPTVLEHLETVPVSHDLTACHARFPVQYVIRPQTAEHPDYRGYAGQIAAGAFRVGEQITVLPSGKTSTITGIDALGESVDIAWAPQSVTIRLADDIDISRGDLLAPVADAPATSQDVEATVCHVADQPLTVGQRVLLKHTTRTVKAIVKEIPSRLTLDDLSQHPDPGQLVANDIGRVKVRTAEPLALDAYVDSRRTGSFLLIDPADGTTLAAGMAGESFATAKAVPAAAEDEEGWDF from the coding sequence ATGACGACCTCCACCGAGCAGCAGCCCGCCGAGCTGGCGGCCACCACGCTGCTGCGCTTCGCCACCGCCGGTTCCGTCGACGACGGCAAGTCCACCCTGGTGGGCCGGCTCCTGCACGACTCCAAGTCGGTCCTCGCCGACCAGCTGGAGGCCGTCGAGCACGCCTCCCGGTCCCGCGGCCAGGAGGCCCCGGACCTGGCGCTGCTCACCGACGGCCTGCGGGCCGAGCGCGAGCAGGGCATCACCATCGACGTGGCCTACCGCTACTTCGCGACCCCGCGCCGCCGGTTCATCCTCGCCGACACCCCCGGGCACGTGCAGTACACCCGGAACATGGTCACCGGCGCCTCGACCGCCGAGCTGGCCGTGGTCCTGGTCGACGCCCGCAACGGCGTCGTCGAGCAGACCCGCCGGCACGCCGCCGTCGCCGCGCTGCTGCGCGTCCCGCACGTGGTGCTCGCCGTGAACAAGATGGACCTCGTCGACTACGCCGAGCCCGTCTTCGCCGCCATCGCCGAGGAGTTCACGACCTACGCCTCCGAGCTGGGCGTCCCGGAGATCACCGCGATCCCGATCTCCGCGCTCGCCGGCGACAACGTCGTGGAGCCGTCCGCCAACATGGACTGGTACGGCGGCCCGACGGTCCTGGAGCACCTGGAGACGGTGCCGGTCAGCCACGACCTGACCGCCTGCCACGCCCGCTTCCCGGTGCAGTACGTGATCCGTCCGCAGACCGCCGAGCACCCCGACTACCGGGGATACGCGGGCCAGATCGCGGCCGGCGCCTTCCGGGTCGGCGAGCAGATCACCGTACTGCCGTCCGGTAAGACGTCGACGATCACCGGGATCGACGCGCTGGGCGAGTCCGTGGACATCGCCTGGGCGCCGCAGTCGGTCACCATCCGGCTCGCCGACGACATCGACATCTCCCGCGGCGACCTGCTCGCGCCGGTCGCGGACGCGCCGGCCACCAGCCAGGACGTCGAGGCGACCGTCTGCCACGTCGCGGACCAGCCGCTCACCGTGGGCCAGCGGGTGCTGCTCAAGCACACCACCCGCACCGTCAAGGCCATCGTCAAGGAGATCCCGTCCCGGCTCACCCTGGACGACCTCTCCCAGCACCCCGATCCGGGGCAGCTGGTGGCCAACGACATCGGCCGGGTCAAGGTGCGCACCGCCGAGCCGCTCGCGCTCGACGCGTACGTGGACTCGCGCCGTACCGGTTCCTTCCTGCTGATCGATCCGGCCGACGGCACCACGCTGGCCGCCGGCATGGCGGGCGAGTCCTTCGCGACCGCCAAGGCCGTCCCCGCCGCGGCGGAGGACGAGGAGGGGTGGGACTTCTGA
- the cysD gene encoding sulfate adenylyltransferase subunit CysD: MTTVAHAHDTTDSPFALSHLDSLESEAVHIFREVAGEFERPVILFSGGKDSIVMLHLALKAFAPAPVPFTLLHVDTGHNFPEVLEYRDRVVAEHGLRLHVASVQEYIDAGKLRERPDGTRNPLQTVPLTEAIQQHRFDAVFGGGRRDEEKARAKERVFSLRDEFSQWDPRRQRPELWQLYNGRHAPGEHVRVFPLSNWTELDVWQYIQREKIDLPEIYFAHEREVFQRNGMWLTAGDWGGPKDTESVETRLVRYRTVGDMSCTGAVDSDATTLEAVITEIAASRLTERGATRADDKMSEAAMEDRKREGYF; this comes from the coding sequence ATGACGACCGTCGCCCATGCTCACGACACCACGGACAGTCCGTTCGCGCTGTCGCACCTCGACTCCCTGGAGTCCGAGGCCGTCCACATCTTCCGCGAGGTGGCGGGCGAGTTCGAGCGGCCGGTGATCCTCTTCTCCGGCGGCAAGGACTCCATCGTCATGCTGCACCTGGCGCTGAAGGCCTTCGCCCCGGCGCCGGTCCCCTTCACGCTGCTTCACGTCGACACCGGGCACAACTTCCCCGAGGTCCTGGAGTACCGCGACCGGGTGGTCGCCGAGCACGGCCTGCGGCTGCACGTCGCCTCCGTGCAGGAGTACATCGACGCCGGCAAGCTGCGCGAGCGCCCCGACGGCACCCGCAACCCGCTGCAGACCGTGCCGCTGACCGAGGCCATCCAGCAGCACCGCTTCGACGCCGTGTTCGGCGGCGGGCGGCGCGACGAGGAGAAGGCCCGGGCCAAGGAGCGGGTGTTCAGCCTCCGCGACGAGTTCTCCCAGTGGGACCCGCGCCGCCAGCGGCCCGAGCTGTGGCAGCTGTACAACGGCCGGCACGCCCCCGGTGAGCACGTGCGCGTCTTCCCGCTGTCCAACTGGACGGAGCTGGACGTCTGGCAGTACATCCAGCGCGAGAAGATCGACCTTCCGGAGATCTACTTCGCCCATGAGCGCGAGGTGTTCCAGCGCAACGGCATGTGGCTGACCGCCGGCGACTGGGGCGGCCCGAAGGACACCGAGTCGGTGGAGACGCGGCTGGTCCGCTACCGCACGGTCGGCGACATGTCCTGCACCGGCGCGGTGGACTCCGACGCCACCACGCTCGAGGCCGTGATCACCGAGATCGCCGCGTCCCGGCTCACCGAGCGGGGCGCCACCCGCGCCGACGACAAGATGTCCGAGGCCGCGATGGAAGACCGCAAGCGCGAAGGGTACTTCTAG
- the cysC gene encoding adenylyl-sulfate kinase: MTAAQDTQNTQTLQENHVTGATIWLTGLPSAGKTTIAYELAGRLREQGQRVEILDGDEIREFLSAGLGFTREDRHTNVQRIGFVAELLASHGVTVLVPVIAPYADSREAVRKRHAAEGTAYVEVHVATPLDVCSVRDVKGLYAKQAAGEISGLTGVDDPYEVPETPDLRIESQNQTVQESAAAVHALLTERGLA; the protein is encoded by the coding sequence ATGACGGCCGCCCAGGACACCCAGAACACCCAGACGCTTCAGGAGAATCACGTGACCGGTGCCACCATCTGGCTCACGGGCCTGCCCAGCGCCGGCAAGACCACCATCGCGTACGAGCTGGCCGGCCGGCTCCGCGAGCAGGGTCAGCGGGTCGAGATCCTCGACGGCGACGAGATCCGCGAGTTCCTCTCGGCGGGCCTCGGCTTCACCCGTGAGGACCGGCACACCAATGTGCAGCGGATCGGCTTCGTCGCCGAGCTGCTCGCCTCGCACGGCGTGACGGTGCTCGTGCCCGTCATCGCCCCGTACGCCGACAGCCGCGAGGCCGTCCGCAAGCGGCACGCCGCCGAGGGCACCGCCTATGTCGAGGTGCACGTCGCCACGCCGCTGGACGTGTGCTCGGTCCGTGACGTCAAGGGCCTGTACGCCAAGCAGGCGGCCGGCGAGATCAGCGGACTGACCGGCGTCGACGACCCGTACGAGGTCCCCGAGACGCCCGATCTGCGGATCGAGTCCCAGAACCAGACCGTGCAGGAGTCGGCAGCGGCCGTCCACGCGCTGCTCACCGAGAGGGGTCTCGCATGA
- a CDS encoding phosphoadenylyl-sulfate reductase, whose translation MTTTQIAQDATAADLKALAEQAGRELEDASALEILQWAADTFGERFCVTSSMEDAVVAHLASRARPGVDVVFLDTGYHFEETIGTRDAVDAVMDVNVITLTPRQTVAEQDAEYGPKLHDRDPDLCCALRKVKPLEEGLTKYAAWATGLRRDESPTRANTPVVGWDEKRQKVKVSPIARWTQDDVDAYVAEHGVLTNPLLMDGYASVGCAPCTRRVLEGEDARAGRWAGRAKTECGLHG comes from the coding sequence ATGACGACCACTCAGATCGCTCAGGACGCGACCGCGGCCGACCTGAAGGCACTCGCCGAGCAGGCCGGCCGTGAGCTGGAGGACGCCTCCGCGCTCGAGATCCTCCAGTGGGCCGCCGACACCTTCGGCGAGCGCTTCTGCGTCACCTCCTCCATGGAGGACGCGGTGGTCGCCCATCTCGCCTCGCGGGCCAGGCCCGGCGTGGACGTGGTCTTCCTCGACACCGGCTACCACTTCGAGGAGACCATCGGCACCCGGGACGCCGTCGACGCCGTCATGGACGTCAACGTCATCACTCTGACGCCGCGTCAGACGGTCGCCGAGCAGGACGCCGAGTACGGCCCCAAGCTGCACGACCGCGACCCCGACCTGTGCTGCGCGCTGCGCAAGGTCAAGCCGCTCGAAGAGGGCCTGACGAAGTACGCCGCCTGGGCCACCGGCCTGCGCCGCGACGAGTCCCCGACCCGGGCGAACACCCCGGTCGTCGGCTGGGACGAGAAGCGGCAGAAGGTGAAGGTCTCCCCCATCGCCCGCTGGACGCAGGACGACGTGGACGCCTACGTCGCCGAGCACGGGGTGCTCACCAACCCGCTCCTGATGGACGGTTACGCCTCCGTCGGCTGCGCCCCCTGCACCCGCCGGGTCCTCGAGGGCGAGGACGCGCGGGCCGGCCGCTGGGCCGGACGCGCCAAGACCGAATGCGGGCTGCACGGATGA
- a CDS encoding nitrite/sulfite reductase translates to MAATPENPTPAAARRKAGRHRGEGQWAAGHFTPLNGNEQFKKDDDGLNVRTRIETIYSKRGFDSIDPNDLRGRMRWWGLYTQRREGLDGTKTGVLEPEELDAEFFMLRVRIDGGRLTTEQLRVIGEISQEFARGTADITDRQNVQFHWIRIEDVPEIWNRLEAVGLSTTEACGDTPRTILGSPVAGIAADEIIDGTPAIDEIHRRIVGNKDFSNLPRKFKTAISGSPLLDVAHEINDIAFVGVVHPEHGPGFDVWVGGGLSTNPKLGVRLGTWVPLDEVADVHEGVISIFRDYGYRRLRNRARLKFLVADWGPEKFRQVLEDEYLKRKLTDGPAPAEPAGRWRDHVGVHKQQDGRFYVGFAPRVGRVDGATLTKIAEIAEQHGSGRVRTTTEQKMLVLDVEEAQVESIVSALEALDLRVTPSTFRRGTMACTGIEFCKLAIVETKGRGASLIDELERRIPEFDEPITININGCPNACARIQVADIGLKGQLVLDDEGNRVEGYQVHLGGALGLEAGFGRKVRGLKVTAAELPDYVERVLKRFQAEREDGERFAAWTARASEEALS, encoded by the coding sequence ATGGCCGCCACCCCGGAAAACCCCACTCCCGCCGCCGCCCGCCGCAAGGCCGGGCGCCACCGTGGCGAGGGTCAGTGGGCCGCGGGGCACTTCACCCCGCTGAACGGCAATGAGCAGTTCAAGAAGGATGACGACGGTCTCAATGTGCGGACACGTATTGAGACGATCTACTCGAAGCGCGGATTCGACTCCATCGACCCCAATGACCTGCGCGGACGCATGCGCTGGTGGGGCCTCTACACCCAGCGCCGCGAGGGTCTGGACGGCACCAAGACGGGCGTCCTGGAGCCGGAGGAGCTGGACGCCGAGTTCTTCATGCTGCGGGTCCGCATCGACGGCGGCCGGCTGACCACCGAGCAGCTCCGGGTCATCGGCGAGATCTCGCAGGAGTTCGCGCGCGGCACGGCCGACATCACCGACCGGCAGAACGTGCAGTTCCACTGGATCCGCATCGAGGACGTGCCGGAGATCTGGAACCGCCTGGAGGCGGTCGGCCTGTCCACCACCGAGGCCTGCGGTGACACCCCGCGCACCATCCTCGGCTCGCCGGTCGCCGGCATCGCCGCGGACGAGATCATCGACGGCACTCCCGCGATCGACGAGATCCACCGCCGGATCGTCGGCAACAAGGACTTCTCCAACCTGCCGCGCAAGTTCAAGACGGCGATCTCCGGCTCGCCGCTGCTCGACGTGGCGCACGAGATCAACGACATCGCCTTCGTCGGCGTGGTCCACCCGGAGCACGGCCCCGGCTTCGACGTGTGGGTCGGCGGCGGTCTGTCCACCAACCCCAAGCTCGGCGTCCGGCTCGGCACCTGGGTGCCGCTCGACGAGGTCGCCGACGTCCACGAGGGCGTCATCTCGATCTTCCGCGACTACGGCTACCGCCGGCTGCGCAACCGCGCCCGGCTGAAGTTCCTCGTCGCCGACTGGGGCCCGGAGAAGTTCCGCCAGGTCCTGGAGGACGAGTACCTCAAGCGCAAGCTGACCGACGGTCCCGCCCCGGCGGAGCCGGCCGGCCGCTGGCGCGACCACGTGGGCGTCCACAAGCAGCAGGACGGACGCTTCTACGTGGGCTTCGCCCCGCGCGTCGGCCGGGTCGACGGCGCCACCCTGACGAAGATCGCCGAGATCGCCGAGCAGCACGGCTCGGGCCGGGTGCGCACTACGACCGAGCAGAAGATGCTCGTCCTCGACGTCGAGGAGGCGCAGGTCGAGTCGATCGTCTCCGCCCTGGAGGCGCTGGACCTGCGGGTCACCCCGTCGACCTTCCGGCGCGGCACGATGGCCTGCACCGGCATCGAGTTCTGCAAGCTCGCCATCGTCGAGACCAAGGGCCGCGGCGCCTCGCTGATCGACGAACTGGAGCGCCGCATCCCGGAGTTCGACGAGCCGATCACCATCAACATCAACGGCTGCCCGAACGCCTGCGCCCGTATCCAGGTCGCGGACATCGGTCTCAAGGGCCAGCTGGTCCTGGACGACGAGGGCAACCGCGTCGAGGGCTACCAGGTGCACCTGGGCGGCGCGCTCGGCCTGGAGGCCGGCTTCGGCCGCAAGGTCCGCGGCCTGAAGGTCACCGCGGCCGAGCTGCCCGACTACGTCGAGCGGGTCCTCAAGCGCTTCCAGGCGGAGCGCGAGGACGGCGAGCGCTTCGCCGCCTGGACCGCCCGCGCCTCGGAAGAGGCCCTGTCGTGA
- a CDS encoding putative leader peptide, whose translation MPGTGIALVSRRHVDLGRMSSAICSAR comes from the coding sequence ATGCCTGGAACTGGAATTGCCTTGGTGAGTCGGCGGCACGTCGACCTCGGCCGCATGTCCAGCGCCATCTGTTCGGCGCGCTGA
- a CDS encoding GNAT family N-acetyltransferase — protein sequence MSKPTSITLTTWSLEQTSPSDLRPVPAPEGRDLRIVRAEVPSAEFSRFLYTAVGGDIRWTDRLSLTYPQWQQLVEKPGAEIWVAYERGTPAGYVELDPQDDGAVEIVYFGLIPGFRGRGIGGHLLSYGVERAWDLAERWAGRTPTKRVWLHTCSLDGEHAMANYERRGFRLFDTKVEQVEEPANPGPWPGAHA from the coding sequence ATGAGCAAGCCCACGAGCATCACCCTCACCACCTGGTCCCTGGAACAGACCTCGCCGTCCGACCTCCGGCCCGTGCCCGCTCCCGAGGGGCGCGACCTGAGGATCGTGCGGGCCGAGGTGCCCTCGGCGGAGTTCAGCCGCTTCCTCTATACGGCGGTCGGCGGCGACATCCGCTGGACCGACCGGCTGTCGCTGACGTACCCGCAGTGGCAGCAGCTCGTGGAGAAGCCGGGCGCCGAGATCTGGGTGGCGTACGAGCGGGGGACGCCCGCGGGCTACGTGGAGCTGGACCCGCAGGACGACGGCGCGGTGGAGATCGTCTACTTCGGCCTGATCCCCGGCTTCCGGGGCCGCGGGATCGGCGGGCACCTGCTTTCGTACGGGGTGGAGCGCGCCTGGGACCTGGCCGAGCGGTGGGCCGGGCGGACCCCGACCAAGCGGGTGTGGCTGCACACCTGCTCGCTGGACGGCGAGCACGCGATGGCCAACTACGAGCGGCGCGGCTTCCGGCTCTTCGACACCAAGGTGGAGCAGGTCGAGGAGCCGGCGAACCCGGGCCCGTGGCCGGGCGCCCACGCCTGA
- a CDS encoding GAF domain-containing protein, which translates to MNRAQVDLNRLAVMDAAKATRLLHKVREETLAGRTPPVAPRAVIDASWQRMFRLGVNPDQSTSTVLLQRDELEERRRSSVLGEVMRTLSAGLAGIADASMQIMVVTDELGRVLWREGNLAVLRQANGICLEEGAAWSEHTTGTNAVGTALAMGKAVQVHSAEHYVHTLHNWTCAAAPVHDPRDHRLLGIVDVSGPASSFHPATLALVGSVAQLAEAEMRQRHLRSIERLRSVAAPILCRVGGRAVAVDTHGWTAAVTGMAPVDRLALPKSFRAGRVWLPSLGMCAVEPLPGGWLLRVEEGARPDGDGAADGAASRVVLDLSRPRRAAVSVSGAAGSWSQELSPRHAELLYLLALHPEGRTAAELAQDVFGDRTRTVTVRAELSRVRRNLAGVLAHRPYRFSEEVEVELRHPAHPADLLPHSTAPAVLAARSATSA; encoded by the coding sequence ATGAACCGAGCGCAGGTCGACCTGAACCGGCTCGCCGTGATGGACGCCGCCAAGGCGACCCGGCTGCTGCACAAGGTCCGTGAGGAGACCCTGGCCGGCCGGACCCCGCCGGTCGCACCCCGGGCGGTGATCGACGCGTCCTGGCAGCGCATGTTCCGGCTCGGCGTGAACCCGGACCAGAGCACCAGCACCGTGCTGCTCCAGCGCGACGAGCTGGAGGAGCGGCGCCGCTCCTCGGTGCTCGGCGAGGTCATGCGCACGCTGAGCGCCGGACTCGCCGGGATCGCCGACGCCTCCATGCAGATCATGGTGGTGACCGACGAGCTGGGCCGGGTGCTGTGGCGCGAGGGCAACCTGGCGGTGCTGCGGCAGGCCAACGGGATCTGTCTGGAGGAGGGCGCGGCCTGGAGCGAGCACACCACCGGTACGAACGCGGTGGGCACGGCGCTCGCCATGGGCAAGGCCGTGCAGGTGCACTCCGCCGAGCACTATGTGCACACGCTGCACAACTGGACCTGCGCCGCCGCCCCCGTCCACGACCCGCGCGATCACCGGCTGCTCGGGATCGTGGACGTCAGCGGCCCGGCGTCCAGCTTCCATCCGGCGACGCTGGCGCTGGTCGGCTCGGTGGCGCAGCTCGCGGAGGCCGAGATGCGCCAGCGGCATCTGCGCTCGATCGAGCGGCTGCGGTCGGTGGCGGCGCCGATCCTGTGCCGGGTGGGCGGGCGGGCCGTCGCCGTGGACACCCACGGCTGGACGGCGGCGGTGACCGGGATGGCGCCGGTGGACCGGCTTGCGCTGCCGAAGTCGTTCCGGGCCGGGCGGGTGTGGCTGCCCTCGCTGGGGATGTGCGCGGTGGAGCCGCTGCCGGGCGGCTGGCTGCTGCGGGTGGAGGAGGGTGCGCGGCCGGACGGGGACGGCGCCGCCGACGGGGCGGCGAGCCGGGTGGTGCTCGATCTGAGCCGGCCGCGCCGGGCGGCGGTGTCGGTGTCGGGTGCGGCCGGCAGCTGGTCGCAGGAGCTCAGCCCGCGCCACGCGGAGCTGCTCTATCTGCTCGCCCTCCACCCGGAGGGGCGGACGGCGGCGGAGCTGGCGCAGGACGTGTTCGGGGACCGGACGAGGACGGTGACGGTACGGGCGGAGCTGTCGCGGGTGCGGCGCAACCTGGCCGGCGTCCTTGCGCACCGCCCGTACCGCTTCAGCGAGGAGGTGGAGGTCGAGCTGCGGCACCCCGCGCACCCGGCGGATCTCCTCCCCCACTCCACGGCACCGGCCGTGCTCGCGGCGCGGAGCGCGACGAGCGCGTGA
- a CDS encoding acyl-CoA dehydrogenase family protein → MAPGTHTVTNQAPPLVEYDMFSSDAALAEAVERHLPPEAYGEAREELTAFGVSAGSAQAQEWGRLANEHPPRLRTHDRYGRRIDEVEFHPAWHRLLGRAVGAGLTGAWGRPGGHVRRAAGFLLASQVEAGHGCPVSMTHAAVPALRAEPELAAAWEPLIASRVYEQGLRPPLGKTGVLLGMGMTEKQGGSDVRANTTRAEPLAAEGEYVLTGHKWFCSAPMSDAFLVLAQAPGGLSCLLVPRVLPDGTRNAFALQRLKDKLGNHSNASAEVEFDGSTWARLVGEEGRGLRTVMGMVAATRLDCVLGSAALMRQAVAQAVHHASYRRAFGALLVDKPLMRNVLADLALESEAATVLGMRLAAAYDSADSGTEDDRALLRIAVPVAKYWVTKRCTPVVAEALECLGGNGYVEESGLPRLLRESPLNSLWEGAGNVQALDVLRALQREPAVLNAFLTEVGRARGADHRLDRAIRDLLTELADLEGIEARARRLAERMARVLQGALLVRWAPPEVADAFCASRLGGDWGASFGTLPHTLDLGAVVERARPVA, encoded by the coding sequence ATGGCACCCGGCACCCACACCGTGACCAACCAGGCTCCACCCCTGGTGGAATACGACATGTTCTCGTCCGACGCGGCCCTGGCGGAGGCCGTGGAGCGGCACCTGCCGCCGGAGGCGTACGGCGAGGCGCGCGAGGAGCTGACGGCCTTCGGGGTGTCGGCGGGTTCGGCGCAGGCGCAGGAGTGGGGGCGGCTCGCGAACGAGCATCCGCCGCGGCTGCGGACGCACGACCGCTACGGGCGCCGGATCGACGAGGTGGAGTTCCATCCGGCCTGGCACCGGCTGCTCGGCCGGGCGGTGGGCGCGGGGCTGACCGGCGCGTGGGGCCGGCCGGGTGGTCATGTGCGGCGGGCGGCGGGCTTCCTGCTGGCCTCGCAGGTGGAGGCGGGGCACGGCTGTCCGGTGTCGATGACGCACGCGGCGGTGCCGGCGCTGCGCGCCGAGCCGGAGCTCGCGGCGGCGTGGGAGCCGCTGATCGCCTCGCGGGTGTACGAGCAGGGGCTGCGGCCGCCGCTGGGGAAGACCGGTGTGCTGCTCGGGATGGGCATGACGGAGAAGCAGGGCGGCAGCGACGTCCGGGCCAACACGACCCGGGCGGAGCCCCTGGCGGCCGAAGGCGAGTACGTGCTGACCGGGCACAAGTGGTTCTGCTCGGCGCCGATGTCGGACGCCTTCCTGGTGCTCGCCCAGGCGCCCGGTGGTCTGTCCTGTCTCCTGGTGCCGCGGGTGCTGCCGGACGGGACGCGGAACGCCTTCGCGCTCCAGCGGCTGAAGGACAAGCTGGGGAATCACTCGAACGCGTCTGCCGAGGTGGAGTTCGACGGGTCGACGTGGGCCCGGCTGGTGGGCGAGGAGGGGCGCGGGCTGCGGACGGTCATGGGGATGGTGGCGGCGACCCGGCTCGACTGCGTGCTGGGCTCGGCGGCGCTGATGCGGCAGGCGGTCGCGCAGGCCGTGCACCACGCCTCGTACCGCCGCGCGTTCGGGGCTCTGCTCGTCGACAAGCCGCTGATGCGCAATGTCCTGGCCGATCTGGCGCTCGAGTCGGAGGCGGCGACCGTGCTCGGGATGCGGCTCGCGGCGGCGTACGACTCCGCCGACTCCGGTACGGAGGACGACCGGGCGCTGCTGCGGATCGCGGTGCCGGTGGCCAAGTACTGGGTGACGAAGCGGTGCACGCCGGTGGTGGCGGAGGCGCTGGAGTGCCTGGGCGGCAACGGGTACGTGGAGGAGTCGGGGCTGCCGCGGCTGCTGCGCGAGTCGCCGCTGAACTCGCTGTGGGAGGGCGCCGGGAACGTACAGGCACTGGACGTGCTGCGGGCCCTGCAGAGAGAACCGGCGGTGCTGAACGCGTTTCTGACGGAGGTGGGGCGGGCGCGCGGCGCGGATCACCGGCTCGACCGGGCGATCCGGGACCTGCTGACCGAACTGGCCGATCTGGAGGGCATCGAGGCGCGGGCGCGGCGGCTCGCGGAGCGGATGGCCCGGGTGCTCCAGGGTGCGCTGCTCGTGCGCTGGGCGCCGCCGGAGGTGGCGGACGCATTCTGCGCGTCGCGGCTCGGCGGGGACTGGGGGGCCTCGTTCGGGACGCTGCCGCACACCCTCGACCTGGGTGCGGTGGTGGAACGGGCCCGGCCGGTGGCCTGA